The following are from one region of the Magallana gigas chromosome 4, xbMagGiga1.1, whole genome shotgun sequence genome:
- the LOC109620298 gene encoding semaphorin-5A: protein MADVRLNLLVVALFFVALCSVGASTCNVHSGIQHYTCTKYSQVKYSQAYQCGFWHWNRCYRTKYSHTAHQSTCTRKCKVNGAWTSWQAWGGWSICDKTCGDGQRIRYSVRQCSNPTPKNGGEYCNGTNVQKETEECLLKVCIVDGGWSEFGSWSKFSQCAKTCGWGAKTRYRYRECNNPKPQNGGRFCPGDSIHSETAPCNTNSCEDYGLNYPNQIADTGNNSENTTNDTPPEVNGFDNSSMEEKNSSDYLHNGIQSPIKSVKDFSINGTATPNHNKVATTASSSITTSQNKT, encoded by the exons ATGGCTGATGTAAGGCTGAATCTATTGGTGGTTGCTCTGTTCTTTGTAGCGCTCTGCAGCGTTGGTGCAAG CACATGCAATGTCCACAGTGGAATCCAGCACTATACGTGCACCAAATATTCCCAAGTGAAATACAGCCAAGCTTACCAATGTGGATTCTGGCATTGGAATCGATGCTACAGAACAAA GTACTCACATACAGCACATCAGTCCACTTGTACAAGAAAATGTAAAG TAAATGGTGCCTGGACGTCATGGCAAGCTTGGGGAGGATGGTCGATTTGTGACAAGACCTGTGGGGATGGGCAAAGAATCCGGTACAGTGTACGACAGTGTAGTAACCCAACGCCTAAAAATGGTGGCGAATACTGCAACGGAACTAACGTGCAAAAGGAGACAGAAGAGTGTTTGTTAAAGGTTTGCATTG TTGATGGCGGTTGGAGTGAATTTGGTTCTTGGAGTAAGTTCTCACAGTGTGCAAAAACGTGCGGATGGGGAGCAAAAACTAGATACAGATACAGAGAATGCAACAACCCCAAACCGCAAAATGGTGGGCGCTTCTGTCCGGGAGATTCCATCCACTCAGAAACAGCTCCCTGCAACACCAATTCGTGTGAAG ATTACGGTTTGAATTATCCTAACCAAATAGCAGATACTGGAAACAACTCCGAGAATACAACCAATGACACACCTCCGGAAGTAAATGGGTTTGATAACTCGTCTATGGAGGAAAAAAATAGTTCCGATTATCTTCATAATGGAATTCAATCACCCATTAAATCTGTAAAGGACTTTTCCATTAATGGTACGGCAACACCAAATCATAACAAAGTCGCCACTACAGCAAGTTCGTCTATAACGACATCCCAAAATAAGACATGA